The following coding sequences lie in one Streptomyces albofaciens JCM 4342 genomic window:
- a CDS encoding glycerophosphodiester phosphodiesterase — protein sequence MRIRSAATVAGVLVGLTMSLLPVPSAQAVDAHRRVVTVAHRGASAYAPENTLAAVDAAADLGFAWVENDVQRTKDGELVVLHDTSLARTTDVEQVFPDRAPWNVADFTLAEIEKLDAGSWFGPKFTGERVPTLEDYMDTVEDNDQNLLLEIKSPERYPGIERQILKELREDGWLDRDHVKRRLIVQSFSADSVKKVHSLRPDVKTGFLGTPAVAELPKYAAFADQINPQYKSIDAGYVASVHKVKGPHGRPLEVFTWTIDDAANAVKAAGQGVNGIISNKPDVIRDALGKSGR from the coding sequence ATGCGTATCCGCTCCGCCGCCACAGTAGCCGGTGTGCTCGTGGGCCTGACCATGTCCCTGCTCCCCGTCCCGAGCGCCCAGGCCGTCGACGCCCACCGCAGAGTGGTGACCGTCGCCCACCGGGGCGCCTCCGCCTACGCGCCGGAGAACACGCTCGCCGCCGTCGACGCGGCCGCCGACCTCGGTTTCGCATGGGTGGAGAACGACGTCCAGCGCACCAAGGACGGCGAACTGGTCGTCCTCCACGACACCTCGCTCGCCCGGACGACCGATGTGGAGCAGGTCTTCCCGGACCGCGCCCCCTGGAACGTCGCCGACTTCACGCTCGCGGAGATCGAGAAGCTGGACGCCGGCAGCTGGTTCGGCCCGAAGTTCACCGGTGAGCGCGTCCCGACGCTGGAGGACTACATGGACACCGTCGAGGACAACGACCAGAACCTGCTGCTGGAGATCAAGTCGCCCGAGCGCTACCCCGGCATCGAGCGGCAGATCCTCAAGGAGCTGCGTGAGGACGGCTGGCTGGACCGCGACCACGTCAAGCGCCGACTGATCGTGCAGAGCTTCAGCGCCGACTCGGTGAAGAAGGTGCACAGCCTGCGGCCCGACGTCAAGACGGGCTTCCTCGGTACGCCGGCCGTCGCCGAACTGCCCAAGTACGCGGCGTTCGCCGACCAGATCAACCCCCAGTACAAGTCGATCGACGCCGGGTACGTCGCGTCCGTACACAAGGTGAAGGGCCCGCACGGCCGGCCGCTGGAGGTCTTCACCTGGACCATCGACGACGCCGCCAACGCGGTCAAGGCCGCCGGCCAGGGCGTGAACGGCATCATCAGCAACAAGCCGGATGTCATCCGCGACGCCCTGGGGAAGTCCGGCCGGTAG